One window from the genome of Yarrowia lipolytica chromosome 1B, complete sequence encodes:
- a CDS encoding uncharacterized protein (Compare to YALI0B22125g, gnl|GLV|YALI0B22125g [Yarrowia lipolytica] similar to pir|S72200 uniprot|Q3E764 Saccharomyces cerevisiae hypothetical protein YLR262c-a): MSGRQGGKAKPLKAPKKKQTDLDEEDLAFKQKQMADAKARKEMAAKAGKGGPLSGGGIKKSGKK, encoded by the exons ATGTCCGGACGACAGGGTGGAAAAGCTAAGC CTCTTAAGGctcccaagaagaagcagactGATttggacgaggaggatctcGCCttcaagcagaagcagatggCTGACGCCAAGGCTCGAAAGGAGAtggctgccaaggccgGCAAGGGAGGTCCTCTTTCCGGAGGAGGTATCAAGAAGTCTGGTAAGAAATAA
- a CDS encoding uncharacterized protein (Truncated form of YALI0B22110g, similar to uniprot|Q12446 Saccharomyces cerevisiae YOR181w LAS17 component of actin cortical patches, similar to Saccharomyces cerevisiae LAS17 (YOR181W); ancestral locus Anc_6.81), protein MGLLNSADKEKIKRVVPKNTNKVIDCTIARLYIAYPDPDNWQYTGLSGALALVDDLVGHTLFLKLIDIHGSRGVLWDQELYVGVNYFQDRTFFHSVELEDCFAGFLFEDESEAAHLFKRIQNREKYASKDTVKNKNAIALKKAAPAEKAAVGPRGEPRTRLGYSGPVYYDDEPPEEWRALYRELEEQGITPEMIADNTEFIKEHIRQTGGPLVGLEPPIPRNRGRGRSTSNATSSSADTNARKPPPPPPPAAAAESTQNNDRRAAPPPPPASAPPSYSSTPEPDLPATPAAPSDPPAAVAPPRRFNVPPPPSFMGKNAGAPPPAATPASPTAAAAPPALPGRSLPPSLPSRGSPAPPALPGRSVPPPPELPGRAVPAPPPSLPARGGTPAAGGPPPPPPPRDGATPLIETSFLLPPDRPIPPPCCLPQTAYTPPPPPCSSSSPAADSEPHTLFLLLLRPPASVETCSWSSWRCVPLLLPPPPPRPELAAAGGPPPPPPPSSCGCSLLLEVAAPLLPPVLPQPCLEVLLPLPPFWRLWSHSWSSSSSYRRRWSRRAAVVYHSCWWNRLS, encoded by the coding sequence atggGTCTTCTCAACTCGGCGGACAAGGAGAAAATCAAGCGAGTGGTGCCgaaaaacaccaacaaggtGATTGACTGCACCATCGCACGTCTCTACATTGCCTACCCGGACCCTGATAACTGGCAGTACACCGGGCTGTCTGGAGCGCTAGCTCTGGTGGACGATCTTGTGGGCCACACTCTGTTTCTGAAGCTCATTGACATCCACGGGTCGCGAGGCGTGCTCTGGGACCAGGAGCTGTATGTTGGCGTCAACTACTTCCAGGACAGAACGTTTTTTCACTCggtggagctggaggactGTTTTGCAGGCTTTCTGTTTGAAGACGAGTCCGAGGCCGCTCACCTGTTCAAGCGGATCCAAAACAGAGAAAAGTACGCCAGCAAGGATACGGTCAAAAACAAGAACGCCATTGCGCTGAAAAAGGCCGCTCCAGCAGAAAAGGCTGCCGTGGGACCCAGAGGAGAACCCCGTACTCGACTGGGATACTCGGGACCCGTCTactacgacgacgagccgCCGGAAGAATGGCGAGCGCTGTACAgagagttggaggagcagggAATCACTCCGGAGATGATTGCCGATAACACCGAGTTCATCAAGGAACACATTCGACAGACGGGAGGTCCTCTGGTGGGTCTGGAACCTCCAATCCCTCGAAACAGAGGCCGGGGACGAAGCACGAGTAATgccacttcttcttcggcTGATACCAATGCCCGAAAACCCCCACCGCCTCCTCccccagctgctgctgctgaatCAACCCAAAACAACGACAGAagagcagctcctcctcccccgCCGGCCTCGGCTCCCCCTAGCTACTCTAGCACTCCAGAGCCCGACTTGCCGGCCACCCCTGCTGCTCCCTCCGACCCACCAGCTGCTGTAGCACCCCCCAGACGGTTCAATGTGCCGCCTCCCCCATCTTTCATGGGCAAAAACGCAGGTGCTCCGCCTCCTGCGGCAACTCCAGCCtctccaacagcagcagcagccccaCCAGCGCTTCCAGGACGGTCGCTGCCGCCGTCGCTGCCCTCTCGTGGTTCGCCAGCGCCCCCTGCACTACCAGGACGATCggtgcctcctcctccagaactTCCTGGACGAGCTGTGCCTGCCCCTCCCCCCTCTCTGCCGGCACGAGGAGGAACCCCGGCAGCAGGAGGaccccctccccctcctccacccaGAGACGGAGCCACTCCTCTAATCGAAACCTccttcctcctccctccAGATCGGCCAATTCCCCCCCCCTGCTGCTTGCCCCAAACTGCATACACaccccctccccctccctgcagcagctcttctccagcgGCAGACTCAGAGCCTCATAcactcttcctcctcctcctccgtccCCCGGCCTCAGTCGAGACCTGTTCCTGGAGTTCCTGGAGGTGTGTgcccctcctcctcccccctCCGCCCCCCCGCCCTGAACTTGCTGCAGCTGGtggacctcctccacccccTCCGCCTTCTTCCTGTGGCTGCTCCCTTCTTTTGGAAGTTGCTGCtcccctcctccccccGGTCCTCCCCCAGCCATGTCTTGAggtcctcctccccctccccccctTCTGGAGACTTTGGAGTCACTCctggtcctcctcctcctcctacCGGAGACGCTGGTCGAGACGCGCTGCTGTCGTCTATCacagctgctggtggaATCGGCTCTCTTAA